The following proteins come from a genomic window of Mariniflexile sp. TRM1-10:
- the gmk gene encoding guanylate kinase, translating to MTKQTTTNKGKLIVFSAPSGSGKTTIVRHLLGIEDLNLEFSISATSREKRGSEVDGKDYYYLSLKEFKNKIKNDEFLEWEEVYRDNFYGTLKTEVERIWAMGKNVIFDIDVSGGLRIKRKFPEETLAIFVKPPSIDELKIRLKKRKTETEDKINMRVAKASAELATAPLFDVIVVNDDLEKALVQAEKLVSNFVNS from the coding sequence GTGACAAAACAAACCACCACAAACAAAGGAAAACTTATTGTGTTTTCGGCGCCATCGGGTTCTGGAAAAACAACTATAGTTAGGCATTTATTAGGTATAGAGGATTTAAACCTAGAATTCTCTATTTCGGCAACTTCTAGAGAAAAGCGGGGCTCCGAAGTAGATGGAAAAGACTATTACTACCTATCATTAAAAGAGTTTAAAAACAAAATAAAAAACGATGAATTCCTGGAGTGGGAAGAAGTCTATCGCGATAATTTTTACGGTACATTAAAAACCGAAGTTGAACGTATTTGGGCTATGGGCAAAAATGTTATTTTTGATATAGATGTATCGGGTGGTTTACGTATAAAAAGAAAATTTCCAGAGGAAACATTAGCAATTTTTGTAAAACCCCCAAGCATTGACGAATTAAAAATAAGACTTAAAAAACGAAAAACCGAAACCGAAGACAAAATAAACATGCGTGTTGCCAAAGCTTCGGCAGAACTAGCCACCGCGCCTTTATTTGACGTTATTGTGGTAAACGACGATTTGGAAAAAGCACTCGTTCAAGCTGAAAAATTGGTAAGTAATTTTGTAAATTCTTAA
- a CDS encoding YicC/YloC family endoribonuclease, which translates to MIYSMTGYGKSVLQLPTKKVTIELKSLNSKSLDLNARMPSIYKEKELAIRKLLADNLERGKIDFSIYMEATAEDTSTQINTPVVKQYIEQLRQVVDGDAIELLKMAVRFPDALNTVREEIDENEWQIIAVEINKAIEDLNNHRLDEGKVLEQEFNKRVTIIDNLLDQVIAMDPERIVGVRERLLKGVEELKDKYDENRFEQELVYYIEKFDITEEKVRLKNHLNYFIECINSKDSNGKKLGFISQEMGREINTIGSKSNYAPMQQLVVQMKDELEKIKEQLLNVL; encoded by the coding sequence ATGATATATTCAATGACAGGTTACGGAAAATCTGTTTTGCAATTACCCACCAAAAAAGTAACTATCGAGTTAAAATCCCTTAATAGCAAAAGCTTGGATTTAAATGCCAGAATGCCTTCTATTTACAAAGAAAAAGAATTGGCGATCAGAAAATTACTTGCAGATAATTTAGAACGTGGCAAAATAGATTTTTCTATTTATATGGAGGCGACTGCCGAAGATACGTCTACACAAATTAATACACCAGTTGTAAAACAATATATAGAACAATTACGGCAAGTGGTTGATGGCGATGCCATTGAATTGCTTAAAATGGCGGTTCGGTTTCCGGATGCTTTAAATACCGTGCGCGAAGAAATTGACGAAAACGAATGGCAAATCATCGCTGTTGAAATTAACAAAGCCATAGAAGATTTAAACAACCACCGTTTAGATGAAGGCAAAGTATTAGAACAAGAATTTAACAAACGTGTTACCATTATTGATAACTTATTGGATCAAGTTATAGCTATGGACCCCGAGCGTATTGTAGGCGTTAGAGAACGTTTATTAAAAGGTGTTGAGGAATTAAAAGACAAATACGACGAAAACCGCTTTGAACAAGAGTTGGTATATTACATTGAGAAATTTGATATTACCGAAGAAAAAGTGCGTTTAAAAAACCATCTGAATTATTTTATTGAGTGTATTAATTCTAAAGATTCCAACGGAAAAAAACTAGGATTTATTAGTCAGGAAATGGGACGTGAAATCAACACCATTGGTTCAAAAAGTAATTATGCACCCATGCAACAATTGGTGGTGCAAATGAAAGACGAATTGGAGAAAATTAAGGAACAATTATTAAATGTACTGTAA
- a CDS encoding type II secretion system protein GspD produces the protein MKKLHYILLLFVFQFGIAQNNDARIQSIKNQLEVLAMDNVGLTEQVKTEISVSNITLSNFLLAVSNVHKVNMNLAPELDQISIVNNFSNVTVADLLVFLCKEYGLAIDFTGNILSIKKYAPPIELPKERIIPISYAPDGNTISIDAKNDKLYDVFKGIIDESGKNLVFAPGMESKLITSYIQDVPFDAAMDKLALANQMFVEKTKDHFYVFEDSTPSTDSHGKQLSGRKKSNLNFKVLDVDRKLLEVDFVNTPIADIINDIGTELDIDIFTATPLQSAGNATFKTKSIYFDDLLEKLFESQSTSGTSVPLDVNANQNRNNQNQNISSSSPSSAQLFTFKKEGTTYFFGTENQLSVRKVEIIPLISRTVEMFADPSGGGGTNRSVGRNYGNQNSYGNSGYNNNYTNQFDTNVGTNRNNRESISSNNQSSFNNSVSKGEALLSILPDQIKQDLDIKVDYELNSFYVLGASEKIERFKAFIKKIDKPVPVILIEVMLIEVNRNSTIETGVSWGIGDEPAETKGGIYPQTDLTLGARTINRVLNGFDGFGHINLGKVVPNFFATIKAMESNGNIKIRSTPKLSTLNGHRATFSNGQTSYYAVTQRNIYGTDNPQTSEITNYEPIDAELGLTIKPMVSGDGQVTLDIFVVQSSFGLRIAEDAPPDLNSREFSSIIRVQDQDIVVLGGLEEQVKNDSGTGVPFLARIPVIKWLFSTRKREDSKSRLTVLIKPTVIY, from the coding sequence ATGAAGAAACTGCACTATATATTACTCCTATTCGTTTTTCAATTTGGCATTGCCCAGAATAACGATGCCCGTATCCAATCCATCAAAAACCAATTGGAGGTCTTGGCCATGGACAATGTGGGACTGACCGAACAGGTAAAGACCGAGATTAGCGTAAGCAACATCACCTTGTCCAATTTCCTGTTGGCGGTTTCCAATGTGCACAAGGTCAATATGAACCTGGCTCCCGAGCTTGACCAGATTAGTATCGTCAACAATTTTTCCAATGTAACGGTGGCTGACCTGTTGGTGTTCTTGTGTAAGGAATATGGTCTGGCCATTGATTTTACAGGCAATATCCTCTCCATAAAAAAATATGCACCACCTATAGAGCTTCCTAAAGAGCGTATCATTCCAATTTCTTATGCACCGGATGGCAATACGATTAGCATTGATGCCAAAAATGATAAATTATATGATGTCTTTAAAGGTATCATTGATGAATCTGGTAAAAATTTGGTGTTTGCGCCCGGTATGGAAAGCAAATTGATTACTTCCTATATACAGGACGTGCCCTTTGATGCGGCCATGGACAAACTGGCCTTGGCAAACCAGATGTTTGTTGAAAAGACCAAGGACCATTTTTATGTGTTTGAGGACAGTACGCCTTCTACAGACTCCCATGGAAAACAGCTATCGGGCAGAAAAAAATCTAATTTAAACTTCAAGGTTTTGGATGTGGACAGAAAACTATTGGAAGTTGATTTTGTCAACACGCCTATCGCCGACATTATTAATGATATTGGTACTGAACTGGACATAGACATATTCACCGCAACACCGCTACAAAGCGCAGGAAATGCCACTTTTAAAACCAAATCCATTTACTTTGATGACTTGCTTGAAAAGTTGTTCGAATCACAATCTACCTCGGGAACATCCGTTCCATTAGATGTAAATGCAAACCAAAACAGAAACAACCAGAATCAAAACATCAGCAGTTCCAGTCCTTCTTCTGCTCAGTTATTCACCTTTAAAAAAGAAGGCACTACTTATTTTTTTGGTACCGAAAATCAATTAAGTGTTCGCAAAGTGGAAATCATTCCCTTAATATCCCGAACGGTAGAAATGTTTGCAGATCCTTCTGGTGGTGGAGGCACCAATAGATCGGTTGGAAGAAATTATGGCAATCAAAATAGCTATGGCAACAGTGGTTACAATAACAATTACACCAATCAGTTTGACACCAATGTGGGAACGAACAGGAACAATAGGGAATCCATTAGCTCAAATAACCAATCCAGTTTCAATAATTCCGTATCTAAAGGGGAAGCTCTATTGAGTATTCTTCCTGATCAAATTAAACAGGATCTGGATATTAAAGTGGACTATGAGCTCAACAGTTTTTATGTCCTTGGGGCCAGTGAAAAAATAGAGCGTTTTAAGGCATTCATTAAAAAGATCGATAAACCAGTACCCGTTATCCTTATTGAGGTCATGCTCATTGAGGTCAACAGGAACTCCACCATAGAAACCGGTGTCAGTTGGGGGATTGGTGACGAGCCGGCTGAGACCAAAGGGGGTATTTATCCGCAGACGGATTTAACATTAGGGGCCAGAACCATCAATAGGGTACTGAACGGTTTTGATGGTTTTGGACATATTAATCTGGGGAAAGTGGTGCCCAACTTTTTTGCGACCATCAAGGCCATGGAATCCAATGGCAATATCAAAATACGTTCCACGCCCAAATTGTCCACGCTCAATGGGCATCGCGCTACTTTTTCCAATGGACAGACGTCTTACTATGCGGTAACGCAGCGTAATATTTATGGGACCGATAACCCGCAGACGTCCGAGATCACGAATTACGAACCCATTGATGCCGAACTGGGGCTGACCATCAAGCCTATGGTTTCGGGCGACGGCCAGGTGACCCTGGATATTTTTGTGGTGCAGTCCAGTTTTGGATTGCGTATTGCCGAAGATGCACCACCAGATTTAAACTCCCGGGAGTTCAGTTCGATCATCCGGGTTCAGGACCAGGACATTGTGGTCTTGGGCGGTCTGGAGGAACAGGTCAAGAACGACTCTGGTACGGGGGTGCCTTTTTTGGCACGTATTCCTGTTATTAAGTGGTTGTTCAGTACCCGCAAGCGCGAGGATTCCAAATCGAGGTTAACGGTGCTCATCAAACCGACGGTTATTTATTGA
- a CDS encoding bZIP transcription factor, producing the protein MKKLPFIFCLCLFATLCLNAQITNTFPDSGNAGIGTTNPTNKLVVQGDSSPNLELKNSNYSNGGFILNRTNYGHQWKWWAESNVMYFDFSTDETNYSNKFTIKSNGNVGISNANPQDKLQISNTFVFHDGGHKILSLLYSPGAVDLDDTKYASEIRYDPTSGSLHLGTSSTVTNAPTARFSITKDGNVGIGTTAPNAGLEIFKSNTNNHALILNSSGLGWGSGMLFKNTSGLTYGIYSGADNKWHFTNEGVGDRLVIDNAGYIGIGTSTPSSKLQVEGRTSVGKSGILNLDWTNEANWGGSANKWSGYIGFNAYRNNDEIKDSYYGNNQYTSKGVFEGSNYGFRWLFRKVVNNDSQSQHQLSEYMRLDNDGNLGIGTTPDAKLTVKGNIHTNEVKVDLLGAVAPDYVFYKDYDLKSLKAVEDYIASNGHLPNIPSAKDMETEGIMLKEMNLKLLEKIEELTLYTINQEKRIETLEKENTTLKTQEERIAQLEEKIKLLLNKK; encoded by the coding sequence ATGAAAAAACTTCCATTTATATTCTGTCTTTGCTTATTTGCCACTTTGTGTTTAAATGCACAAATAACCAATACATTTCCCGACTCTGGAAATGCGGGGATTGGCACTACAAATCCCACTAATAAACTAGTTGTTCAAGGAGATTCGTCACCAAATTTAGAACTCAAAAACTCTAATTATTCCAATGGTGGCTTTATATTAAACCGTACCAATTATGGACATCAATGGAAGTGGTGGGCAGAAAGTAATGTAATGTATTTTGATTTCTCGACCGATGAGACAAATTATTCCAATAAGTTCACAATAAAATCTAACGGGAATGTTGGCATATCTAATGCTAACCCTCAAGATAAATTGCAAATTTCCAATACTTTTGTTTTTCACGATGGGGGTCATAAAATTCTTAGCCTTTTATATTCTCCTGGTGCAGTTGATCTCGATGATACTAAATATGCCTCGGAAATCCGTTATGACCCAACTTCTGGGAGTTTACATTTAGGTACATCTTCCACGGTTACCAATGCCCCTACCGCAAGATTTTCTATCACTAAGGACGGTAATGTTGGCATTGGGACTACTGCACCTAATGCTGGTCTGGAAATCTTTAAAAGCAACACAAATAACCATGCTTTAATATTAAATTCCTCTGGTTTAGGTTGGGGCTCTGGTATGCTATTTAAGAATACGTCAGGACTAACTTATGGTATTTACTCTGGTGCTGACAATAAATGGCATTTTACTAATGAAGGTGTAGGAGACAGATTGGTAATTGATAATGCTGGATACATAGGCATTGGCACTTCTACCCCTTCATCTAAATTACAGGTTGAAGGAAGAACTTCTGTAGGAAAATCAGGAATATTAAATTTAGATTGGACGAATGAAGCCAATTGGGGAGGAAGTGCTAATAAATGGTCTGGATATATAGGTTTTAATGCATATAGAAATAATGACGAGATTAAGGACAGCTATTATGGAAATAATCAATATACTAGCAAGGGGGTGTTTGAAGGATCAAATTATGGGTTTAGATGGCTTTTTAGAAAGGTTGTGAATAATGACTCGCAAAGTCAACATCAATTGTCTGAATATATGAGGCTAGACAATGATGGCAACTTAGGTATAGGCACCACACCAGATGCCAAACTCACCGTAAAAGGCAACATCCACACCAATGAGGTGAAAGTCGATTTATTGGGTGCTGTGGCTCCAGATTATGTGTTTTATAAAGACTATGATTTAAAATCACTTAAAGCAGTTGAAGATTATATAGCAAGCAATGGGCATTTGCCCAATATCCCTTCGGCAAAAGACATGGAAACCGAGGGCATCATGCTTAAAGAAATGAACTTGAAATTGCTGGAGAAAATAGAGGAGTTGACACTTTACACCATCAATCAAGAAAAACGCATTGAAACTTTAGAAAAAGAAAACACCACACTAAAAACCCAAGAAGAACGGATTGCACAATTAGAAGAAAAAATAAAATTACTTCTAAACAAAAAATAA